One Vicinamibacterales bacterium genomic region harbors:
- a CDS encoding NAD-dependent epimerase/dehydratase family protein: protein MNESVWITGVSGFTGRHLTAFLHRLPSRPRLIGLDLRAASVPHLDALHGIDIGDAAAIGELARAEPPTRVIHLAGLMPPAADADMWRANVGGTGSLLHGLHAARVPIRRIVSIGSAAEYSRDAASPLTEDAPCAGASAYGVTKVAQTLLARHLGAQFGFAVDVARPFNLLGPGLPSHLVAGSLVRQFVEADSGAVRVGNTHTARDFVDVRDAVRAYWLLASRDGAGGVFNVCSGAPTTIGRLVQTLQRLSGREIRIETDPARVRRDDQAEVYGSAARLSAATGWAPQIPLERSLGDMLEPA from the coding sequence ATGAACGAATCCGTGTGGATCACCGGCGTATCCGGGTTCACGGGACGGCACCTCACGGCGTTTCTCCATCGGCTCCCCTCGCGTCCGCGCCTCATCGGCCTCGATCTCCGTGCCGCGTCCGTGCCGCATCTCGACGCGCTGCACGGCATCGACATCGGCGACGCCGCCGCGATCGGCGAGCTGGCGCGCGCCGAGCCGCCGACGCGGGTGATTCATCTCGCCGGGCTGATGCCGCCGGCGGCCGACGCCGACATGTGGCGTGCGAACGTGGGCGGCACCGGGTCGCTGCTGCATGGGCTCCACGCCGCGCGCGTCCCGATCCGCCGCATCGTCAGCATCGGATCGGCCGCCGAGTACTCGAGGGACGCGGCCAGTCCGCTGACCGAGGACGCGCCGTGTGCCGGCGCGTCCGCTTATGGCGTCACGAAGGTGGCGCAGACGCTCCTCGCCCGCCATCTCGGCGCCCAGTTCGGCTTCGCGGTGGACGTCGCGCGTCCGTTCAATCTCCTGGGACCGGGCCTGCCCTCCCATCTGGTTGCCGGATCGCTGGTGCGGCAGTTCGTCGAGGCGGATTCCGGCGCGGTGCGCGTCGGCAACACGCATACGGCGCGCGATTTCGTCGACGTGCGCGACGCCGTCCGGGCCTACTGGCTGCTGGCGTCGCGGGACGGCGCCGGCGGCGTCTTCAACGTCTGCTCGGGCGCGCCGACGACAATCGGGCGGTTGGTGCAGACGCTGCAGCGCCTCTCCGGACGCGAGATCCGCATCGAAACCGATCCAGCGCGGGTCCGCCGCGACGACCAGGCGGAAGTCTACGGCTCGGCTGCGCGGCTCAGCGCCGCGACGGGCTGGGCGCCCCAGATTCCGCTCGAGCGATCGCTCGGCGACATGCTGGAGCCGGCTTGA
- a CDS encoding PQQ-dependent sugar dehydrogenase produces the protein MKPAAAVVLLLALVAGCGSRPQSQNPDEPPPPPPPAPSPGEVTLNGSERLAWEQSLSGADVGTFAFVAFIDGARAMLGNTSCTGGGSTASCSASLPPMSPGRHLLQLAAVRQTTAGFIEGARSPAIIVNMLAAGASTVTPSAAAQPAPADAPAAADDARPSIDVVARGVRDVTDLAAAPGGGVFVAQRRGIIRILRRGALGDPALVLPEAVRDTAPLALLSIAVAPDFEKSRRLYFVYSAPVPEGIAYRLVTGREVGGRIGELATLVTIGSALPGGAAIVRVARDGALTIAAADRVYRLDAGGGTPESSTSRDGVIAVVPHVTALDLASDSGDVYAMTAPDGPRVLTRLRPEAARREGDPVHAWAAAERPVAMTWYGGTAIAAFAGRMLVGTAGATLQAIDVSTPARASIEISLGDAGRVSAMTVDEYGSVFVAAAGRVQPAASGADTDAGGVILRLHPREGGQ, from the coding sequence GTGAAACCCGCCGCCGCCGTCGTGCTCCTCCTCGCATTGGTTGCGGGGTGTGGGTCGCGGCCGCAGTCACAGAATCCCGACGAGCCACCGCCGCCGCCGCCGCCGGCGCCGTCTCCCGGCGAAGTCACGCTCAACGGCAGCGAGCGGCTGGCGTGGGAACAGAGCCTTTCCGGCGCCGACGTCGGCACCTTCGCCTTCGTCGCGTTCATCGACGGCGCGCGCGCCATGCTCGGCAATACCTCGTGCACCGGCGGCGGCAGCACCGCCTCGTGCTCCGCATCGCTGCCGCCCATGAGTCCGGGACGGCATCTGCTGCAGCTCGCGGCAGTGCGCCAGACGACCGCCGGCTTCATCGAAGGTGCTCGCTCGCCGGCCATCATCGTGAACATGCTCGCGGCCGGCGCGTCCACCGTGACGCCGAGCGCCGCCGCGCAACCGGCGCCGGCGGACGCCCCCGCCGCGGCGGACGACGCGCGTCCGTCGATCGACGTCGTCGCCCGCGGCGTCCGCGACGTGACGGATCTCGCTGCCGCGCCCGGCGGCGGCGTCTTCGTCGCCCAGCGCCGGGGCATCATTCGCATCCTGCGCCGCGGCGCGCTGGGGGATCCCGCGCTCGTGCTGCCGGAGGCGGTGCGCGACACGGCGCCGCTTGCGCTCCTCTCGATCGCGGTGGCGCCGGATTTCGAGAAGAGCCGCCGCCTGTACTTCGTCTACAGCGCGCCCGTGCCGGAAGGGATCGCGTACCGTCTCGTCACTGGCCGTGAAGTGGGCGGGCGCATCGGCGAGCTGGCGACGCTCGTCACCATCGGTTCGGCGCTGCCGGGAGGCGCGGCGATCGTTCGCGTCGCGCGCGACGGCGCGCTGACCATCGCGGCAGCCGATCGGGTGTATCGCCTCGACGCCGGCGGCGGCACGCCGGAGAGCAGCACGTCGAGGGACGGCGTCATCGCCGTGGTTCCGCACGTGACCGCTCTGGACCTGGCGTCCGACAGCGGCGACGTCTACGCCATGACCGCGCCGGACGGCCCGCGCGTGCTGACGAGGCTTCGTCCAGAGGCCGCGCGGCGCGAGGGGGACCCGGTGCACGCGTGGGCAGCGGCCGAGCGTCCCGTTGCGATGACGTGGTACGGCGGGACGGCGATCGCCGCGTTCGCCGGGCGCATGCTCGTCGGCACCGCCGGCGCGACGCTGCAGGCGATCGATGTGAGCACGCCCGCCAGGGCGTCGATCGAGATTTCGCTCGGCGACGCCGGACGGGTGAGTGCGATGACCGTGGACGAATACGGCAGCGTGTTCGTGGCCGCTGCCGGCCGCGTGCAGCCGGCTGCTTCCGGAGCCGATACGGATGCGGGGGGCGTCATCCTCCGTCTTCATCCGCGCGAAGGAGGCCAGTGA
- a CDS encoding glycosyltransferase family 4 protein, with product MSGGARPIRVAICSRFPEQPGRPRGGVESATVGLVSGLAARGDVDVHVVTLERGVERPRVSVHDGVTVHRLPRSTWPMLADVFVGPGRRAIDSYIRALHPDVVHFQETYGFGARGYTVPVVFTVHGFDSLNLRTERRRAWRLRAPLWRLAEQAGIGPHRHLVSIAPYVTRMLRRVSRAEIAEIPNAISSEFFTVARREVAGRVLFAGWLNPRKNLLAALEAVRLLTRAGQPIELHAAGAASDPAYAARIDEYIRTHQLAPHVRLLGSVPREGIREELSRACALVLPSLQENAPMVIAEALAAGVPVVATDACGIPDMVEEGRTGFLIDPAQPEMIADRLGRLLRDASLRSAMSAAARRSARERWHADAVAAATVALYQRLGAGARATV from the coding sequence GTGAGCGGCGGCGCCCGGCCCATTCGCGTCGCAATCTGCAGTCGGTTCCCCGAGCAGCCCGGCCGGCCCAGGGGCGGTGTCGAGTCGGCGACGGTCGGCCTCGTCTCCGGCCTCGCCGCGCGCGGCGACGTCGACGTCCACGTGGTGACCCTCGAGCGCGGCGTCGAGCGGCCGCGGGTCTCCGTCCACGACGGCGTCACCGTGCACCGCCTGCCGCGCAGCACGTGGCCGATGCTCGCGGATGTCTTCGTCGGTCCGGGCCGCCGCGCGATCGACTCGTACATCCGCGCGCTGCATCCCGACGTCGTCCATTTTCAGGAGACCTACGGGTTCGGCGCGCGCGGCTACACGGTGCCGGTGGTGTTCACGGTGCACGGGTTCGACAGCTTGAATCTGCGCACCGAGCGGCGGCGCGCCTGGCGCCTGCGCGCGCCGTTGTGGCGGCTGGCGGAGCAGGCGGGCATCGGCCCGCACCGGCATCTCGTGTCGATCGCCCCCTACGTCACGCGGATGCTGCGCCGGGTCTCGCGCGCCGAGATCGCGGAGATTCCCAACGCGATCAGCAGCGAGTTCTTCACCGTGGCGCGCCGCGAGGTCGCGGGGCGCGTCCTGTTCGCCGGATGGCTCAACCCGCGCAAGAACCTGCTCGCCGCGCTCGAAGCCGTCCGCCTGCTGACGCGCGCCGGCCAGCCGATCGAGCTGCACGCCGCGGGCGCCGCGTCCGACCCGGCGTACGCCGCGCGAATCGACGAGTACATCCGCACCCACCAGCTCGCGCCCCACGTGCGGCTGCTCGGCAGCGTCCCGCGCGAAGGCATCCGCGAGGAGTTGAGCCGGGCGTGCGCCCTGGTGCTGCCGTCGCTCCAGGAGAACGCGCCGATGGTGATCGCCGAAGCGCTGGCGGCGGGCGTACCCGTGGTCGCCACGGACGCCTGCGGCATCCCTGACATGGTGGAGGAAGGGCGCACGGGCTTCCTGATCGATCCGGCGCAGCCGGAGATGATCGCCGATCGCCTGGGACGGCTGCTGCGCGACGCCTCGCTGCGATCGGCGATGAGCGCAGCGGCGCGCCGGAGCGCGCGGGAGCGCTGGCACGCGGACGCGGTCGCGGCGGCGACCGTCGCGTTGTACCAGCGGCTGGGCGCGGGCGCCCGCGCTACCGTCTGA
- a CDS encoding alpha/beta hydrolase, translating into MSPVAPFTPSTMSSRPSRPVQSEPLYFGPDGSLFGVFHPAARVRPRPGAILLCLPIGHEYFRVHRAFRNIAVALSRVGFSVLRFDYYGTGDSHGDSSTATIARWQADIASAIEELKRRSGTPRVSIVGLRFGAALAWLACLTRTDVDILTMWEPVVSGSAYFDRLRQLEQEWLTDPSRRAPADAERKENCVLGMRLGRDLEAQIRAVDIAAGPLPATAHVVTLMPAPDSPVEPRWRERLVERYGANSYASLATGADWADPATVHTAAYAAAGVQGLPAMFDRVLV; encoded by the coding sequence ATGAGTCCCGTCGCCCCGTTCACGCCCTCGACGATGTCTTCGCGACCCTCTCGTCCCGTTCAATCCGAGCCCCTGTATTTCGGTCCGGATGGATCCCTCTTCGGCGTCTTTCACCCGGCGGCGCGCGTGCGGCCGCGGCCCGGCGCGATCCTGCTCTGCCTGCCGATCGGCCACGAGTACTTCCGGGTCCATCGCGCGTTCCGCAACATCGCCGTGGCCCTGTCCCGCGTCGGGTTCTCCGTGCTGCGCTTCGACTACTACGGCACGGGCGATTCGCACGGCGACTCGTCGACGGCGACGATCGCCCGCTGGCAGGCGGATATCGCGTCCGCGATCGAGGAGCTGAAGCGGCGGTCCGGCACGCCGCGCGTGTCGATTGTCGGGCTGCGCTTCGGCGCGGCGCTGGCGTGGCTCGCCTGCCTCACCCGCACCGATGTCGACATCCTGACGATGTGGGAGCCGGTCGTGTCGGGCAGCGCCTACTTCGATCGGCTGCGCCAGCTCGAGCAGGAGTGGCTGACGGACCCGTCGCGGCGCGCTCCGGCCGACGCGGAGCGGAAGGAGAACTGCGTCCTCGGCATGCGGCTCGGGCGCGATCTCGAGGCGCAGATCCGCGCCGTGGACATTGCCGCGGGGCCGCTCCCGGCGACGGCGCACGTCGTCACGCTGATGCCCGCGCCGGACTCGCCGGTCGAACCCCGATGGCGCGAGCGCCTGGTCGAGCGCTACGGCGCCAACAGCTACGCGTCGCTGGCCACTGGTGCGGACTGGGCCGATCCGGCTACAGTGCATACAGCGGCCTACGCCGCGGCCGGCGTGCAGGGGCTGCCGGCAATGTTCGACAGGGTCCTCGTGTGA
- a CDS encoding alpha/beta fold hydrolase — protein sequence MKHASATAIADSRQQGAAADAEVTERARRFGDDNTLVGIVTEPPAGVTPRAAVVLMNAGVVHRVGPNRMHVEIARGLAARGFVVVRLDLSGLGDSESRRDNTPFERAAVMEAQSVMTAITADYGVSEFITGGLCSGAVVAFNTAVADQRVCGAVLINPQGFVSSAEWNDYVVSRAKARKYWRQKLFSLQSWRKALTGKSQYRLLAGIMKRRAESLVTRNESVAQVADGLAGQFASLQARGTRLLLACSEDDLGLEYLKAILGRHLGRGGNVQTLMLPRGDHSLTMAVSRRQFQTGVEQWVRR from the coding sequence ATGAAGCACGCCTCCGCGACGGCCATCGCCGACAGCCGCCAACAGGGTGCGGCGGCGGACGCCGAGGTCACCGAACGCGCCCGGCGATTCGGCGACGACAACACCCTCGTCGGCATCGTGACCGAGCCGCCGGCGGGGGTGACACCGCGCGCCGCGGTCGTGCTCATGAACGCCGGCGTGGTGCACCGCGTCGGTCCCAACCGCATGCACGTCGAAATCGCGCGCGGGCTCGCCGCGCGCGGGTTCGTCGTCGTGCGCCTCGATCTGTCGGGACTGGGCGACAGCGAGTCGCGGCGCGACAACACCCCGTTCGAGCGCGCCGCGGTGATGGAAGCGCAGTCGGTGATGACCGCCATCACCGCGGACTACGGCGTGTCGGAGTTCATCACCGGCGGGCTGTGCTCCGGGGCGGTGGTCGCGTTCAACACCGCGGTCGCCGACCAGCGCGTCTGCGGCGCGGTGCTGATCAACCCGCAGGGGTTCGTCTCCTCGGCCGAGTGGAACGACTACGTGGTCAGCAGGGCCAAGGCGCGGAAGTACTGGCGGCAGAAGCTGTTCAGTCTCCAGAGCTGGCGCAAGGCGCTCACCGGCAAGAGCCAGTACCGGCTGCTGGCCGGGATCATGAAGCGGCGGGCCGAATCGCTGGTCACGCGCAACGAGTCGGTCGCACAGGTTGCCGACGGCCTCGCGGGACAGTTCGCCAGTCTTCAGGCGCGCGGCACGCGCCTGCTGCTCGCCTGCTCGGAGGACGATCTCGGCCTCGAGTACCTGAAAGCGATTCTCGGGCGCCACCTGGGCCGCGGCGGCAACGTGCAGACGCTGATGCTGCCGCGCGGCGATCACAGCCTCACCATGGCGGTGAGCCGTCGACAGTTCCAGACCGGCGTGGAACAATGGGTGCGGCGATGA
- a CDS encoding sugar phosphate nucleotidyltransferase encodes MNAPDPENVTVALLTGGRGTRLAPLTTVFPKPLVPLGDKPVLEILLRQLARHSFRNVILATGYLSELLMAVVGDGSKYGVAVSYQHEDTPLGTAGPLALLRDRLSDPFLVMNGDLLTTLSFTSLLAHHVREKNDATVAVFPREVKVDFGLIESDAEGRFTGYREKPVYRFEVSMGVYAMSRSVLQYVPDGERLDMPDLIARVHAGGGRVGCYRENCYWLDIGRMDDYATAQDQFQRNAAMFLGPDT; translated from the coding sequence ATGAACGCACCCGATCCCGAAAACGTCACCGTCGCGCTGCTCACCGGCGGGCGCGGCACGCGGCTCGCGCCGCTCACCACCGTCTTTCCGAAACCGCTCGTGCCGCTCGGCGACAAGCCGGTGCTCGAGATCCTGCTGCGGCAGCTCGCGCGGCATTCCTTCCGCAACGTCATCCTGGCGACCGGCTACCTGTCCGAGCTGCTGATGGCGGTGGTCGGCGACGGCAGCAAGTACGGCGTCGCCGTCTCTTACCAGCACGAAGACACGCCCCTCGGCACCGCCGGCCCGCTCGCGCTGCTGCGCGATCGGCTGAGCGATCCGTTCCTCGTCATGAACGGCGACCTGCTGACGACCCTGAGCTTCACGTCGCTGCTGGCGCACCACGTGCGCGAGAAGAACGACGCGACCGTCGCGGTGTTCCCGCGCGAGGTCAAGGTCGACTTCGGCTTGATCGAGAGCGACGCCGAGGGCCGGTTCACCGGCTACCGCGAGAAGCCGGTCTACCGGTTCGAGGTGAGCATGGGCGTCTACGCGATGAGCCGCTCGGTGCTGCAGTACGTGCCCGACGGCGAGCGGCTGGACATGCCCGACCTGATCGCGCGCGTCCACGCCGGCGGCGGCCGCGTCGGCTGCTACCGCGAGAACTGCTACTGGCTCGACATCGGACGGATGGACGACTACGCCACCGCGCAGGATCAGTTCCAGCGCAACGCCGCGATGTTCCTCGGTCCCGACACATGA
- a CDS encoding glycosyltransferase family 4 protein, which yields MTPLRICIVGLKCYDLLAERARPRYVGGAERQQVLLARGLAARGHQVTLVTLDHGQADGTSHAGVTVRPAYAAAVGVPVLRFFHPRWTGLVRAMRRADPGIVYQMGGDAETGQVALWCRASGRSFVFALASDADVDPALPLLRTRRQRVLYRAGLRRARAVVAQTEAQRSQLRAAFAVESTVIRNTSPDPGFAEDGYRQRAGNEHPRLLWVGRFVPVKRLEVLLDLAAAEPGWDFHVIGSAPGSDYGRSLEARAAALPNVTLHGGISDASLDEQYRRASVLLSTSSVEGVPTTFLEAWARGLPVVSTLDPDNVIASCGLGAVAAPDGLAAAVRAVMSQDPAALSRRIRAHYLATHTVDAYVARHEQLFLSLRR from the coding sequence TTGACGCCGCTCCGCATCTGCATCGTCGGACTGAAGTGCTACGACCTGCTGGCGGAACGGGCGCGGCCGCGGTACGTCGGGGGGGCGGAGCGGCAGCAGGTGCTGCTCGCGCGCGGACTCGCCGCGCGGGGCCATCAGGTCACGCTGGTGACGCTGGATCACGGGCAGGCGGACGGGACGTCGCACGCCGGCGTGACGGTGCGCCCGGCCTACGCGGCCGCGGTCGGCGTGCCGGTGCTGCGCTTCTTCCATCCGCGCTGGACCGGGCTGGTGCGCGCGATGCGCCGCGCGGATCCCGGGATCGTGTATCAAATGGGCGGAGACGCCGAGACCGGGCAGGTGGCGCTCTGGTGCCGCGCGTCCGGCCGATCGTTCGTGTTCGCTCTGGCGTCCGACGCCGACGTCGACCCGGCGCTGCCGCTGCTGCGCACGCGGCGGCAGCGGGTGCTCTACCGCGCCGGGCTCCGGCGCGCGCGCGCCGTGGTGGCGCAAACCGAGGCGCAGCGCAGCCAGCTGCGCGCCGCGTTCGCGGTCGAGTCGACGGTGATCCGGAACACCTCGCCGGATCCGGGCTTCGCCGAGGACGGGTACCGGCAGCGTGCGGGGAATGAGCATCCCCGGCTGTTGTGGGTCGGACGGTTCGTTCCGGTGAAACGGCTCGAGGTGCTGCTCGATCTCGCCGCCGCCGAGCCGGGCTGGGACTTTCACGTGATCGGATCCGCCCCCGGCAGCGATTACGGGCGCAGCCTCGAAGCGCGGGCGGCGGCGCTGCCCAACGTGACGCTCCACGGCGGCATCAGCGACGCCAGCCTCGACGAGCAGTATCGCCGCGCCAGCGTGCTGCTCTCCACCTCGAGCGTCGAAGGGGTGCCGACGACGTTTCTCGAGGCGTGGGCGCGCGGCCTGCCGGTGGTCTCGACGCTCGATCCCGACAACGTGATCGCGTCGTGCGGCCTGGGAGCCGTCGCGGCGCCGGACGGACTCGCCGCGGCAGTGCGCGCGGTGATGTCGCAGGACCCCGCCGCGCTGTCGCGGCGCATCCGCGCCCACTATCTCGCGACGCACACGGTCGACGCGTACGTCGCCCGGCACGAGCAGCTGTTCCTGTCGCTCAGACGGTAG